CCTTCCCCGACGAAGGAAACTCTTCCTCCCCGGACAGTCCCTGGAGGTACTACATGTACTCCGGAATTCTGACACTGACGGCTTCACTCCTGGCGAGGTGGTGGAAGGATGGGCACCGTTAAAACCCAGCTGGAATGGGAGCTGAACGATCCTCTGAAGCTCGGGGTTTTCCTCTTCGGGTTCCTGCTGACGGGGCTGGCGTTCTTTAAGGCCGCCCTCGGCATGGGGGCAACCGGCATGCTCGATCCCTTTGACCAGGAATCCGCCGTCCACTACGCCGGAATCATTCCGAGGCTTGCCCTCCCCATCCTGTCGCAGGAAGCCTACAGCGTTCTCGTCTTCGTTGCGGTTATGCTCTCCAGCCTTTCAATAAGGGGTGAGATGGACTCGCTGGCGGCCCTCACGGTTTACTCCCTCCCGATCAGGAAGTGGAAGCTGTTCCTGACCAAATTTGTCTCAGTATTCGCTTTGACAGCTCTATCGTTTGTGGTTCCATATTTCCTGGCCGTCGGATACGTCCTCTCCGGCTCCCCTTCCCTCCTCAGAGGGATTCTAGGGAACGGGGTCTGGGCCAATATTCTGGCGTTTTTCCTGATTGCGGTTTTCTATACGGTCTCGGTTTCCCTCTTCATGGCAATACTGTCGCCAAATTCCTTTGCCTCTATTCTGGGGGGACTCGCCCTTCTGTACGCCCCCGTTATTCTCGGAATATCAACCCTGCCACCGTTCAACATCTCAGCCGCCATGTCCTCTTATCTAACCTCGGTGGCCTACGGAGTGGGAGGCGCGGATGTTGCATACGGGAGCGTAGTCGGCGTGGGGTTCTTCATCCCCTCC
This window of the Thermococcus siculi genome carries:
- a CDS encoding ABC-2 transporter permease, which codes for MGTVKTQLEWELNDPLKLGVFLFGFLLTGLAFFKAALGMGATGMLDPFDQESAVHYAGIIPRLALPILSQEAYSVLVFVAVMLSSLSIRGEMDSLAALTVYSLPIRKWKLFLTKFVSVFALTALSFVVPYFLAVGYVLSGSPSLLRGILGNGVWANILAFFLIAVFYTVSVSLFMAILSPNSFASILGGLALLYAPVILGISTLPPFNISAAMSSYLTSVAYGVGGADVAYGSVVGVGFFIPSALLAASVVLSERRDAR